The following coding sequences are from one Seonamhaeicola sp. ML3 window:
- a CDS encoding ATP-binding protein, producing the protein MNLKNLSLRTRIFLAMILLVLMASVLISAVAIYQYKEQSTDYHSNRLKRKEKNIQTHLKRFLNGRYNTWEIKTENLPLIFKDEIYNVANIHRLQINLYDLEGNLLLSSRAGIQYNEASQCLDAEILNAIFNKIELSEISNTPEHRHVDTLSENGETFQSSYTFLLDKNSKPLAILNLPYLEKGDFLEMELMEFLKRIGFAFIIILLTAIAIAFLLSKFITKSLQAISDKILSTRLEKRNKKIDIDATSEEISILVNSYNNMIDELEESAVKLARSEREQAWREMAKQVAHEIKNPLTPMRLTVQNFQRKFDPKDPNINLKVDEYSKTLIQQIDTMSSIASAFSNFAKMPAQQNETLNVVKIVKLALDIFNEDYIVFTSEFDEVIAKFDRTQLIRVVTNLVKNGIQAMPENRTPRIAVHVSTKNKNVVLTVSDNGSGVSEENKDKVFEPKFTTKTSGMGLGLAMVKNIVDTYNGNISFQSKKDKGTTFKVTFPKE; encoded by the coding sequence ATGAACTTAAAAAATCTTTCCTTACGTACCCGTATTTTTTTAGCAATGATTCTTTTGGTGTTAATGGCCTCTGTGCTAATTTCTGCCGTAGCTATTTATCAGTATAAGGAACAAAGTACAGACTATCATTCTAACCGATTAAAACGTAAGGAAAAGAATATACAAACGCACTTAAAACGGTTTTTAAATGGCAGGTATAACACCTGGGAAATAAAGACCGAAAATCTGCCTTTAATCTTTAAGGATGAAATCTATAACGTTGCTAATATTCACAGGCTTCAAATTAATCTTTACGATTTAGAAGGGAACCTCTTATTGTCGTCTCGAGCAGGAATTCAGTACAACGAAGCATCTCAGTGTCTTGATGCCGAAATCCTGAATGCCATATTTAATAAGATAGAATTAAGTGAAATTTCTAACACACCAGAGCATAGGCATGTAGACACTTTAAGCGAAAATGGAGAAACGTTTCAGTCGTCTTACACCTTTCTTTTAGATAAAAATTCTAAACCTTTGGCCATACTAAATCTTCCCTATTTAGAAAAAGGCGATTTTTTAGAAATGGAGCTTATGGAGTTCTTAAAACGTATTGGTTTTGCGTTTATAATTATTCTTTTAACAGCGATTGCCATCGCCTTTTTATTGTCTAAGTTTATTACCAAATCGTTGCAAGCTATTAGTGATAAAATTTTATCTACACGCCTAGAAAAACGTAATAAGAAAATCGATATCGATGCTACCAGCGAAGAAATTTCGATACTGGTAAATTCGTATAATAATATGATTGATGAGCTCGAAGAAAGTGCTGTTAAATTAGCACGCAGCGAGCGTGAACAGGCCTGGCGTGAAATGGCAAAGCAAGTGGCCCATGAAATTAAGAATCCATTAACGCCCATGCGTTTAACAGTACAGAATTTTCAACGTAAGTTCGACCCTAAAGACCCTAATATTAATTTAAAAGTCGACGAGTACAGTAAAACACTCATTCAGCAGATTGATACCATGAGCTCAATAGCTTCGGCTTTTTCCAATTTTGCTAAAATGCCAGCGCAGCAAAATGAAACGCTTAATGTTGTAAAGATTGTAAAGTTGGCTTTAGATATTTTTAATGAAGATTATATAGTCTTTACATCGGAGTTTGATGAGGTTATCGCTAAGTTCGACCGAACCCAACTCATTAGGGTAGTTACCAATTTGGTTAAGAATGGGATTCAGGCCATGCCAGAAAACCGAACGCCACGAATTGCAGTTCATGTAAGTACAAAAAACAAAAATGTGGTCCTAACCGTATCCGATAATGGTTCGGGAGTTTCCGAAGAAAATAAAGATAAGGTATTCGAACCTAAGTTTACAACCAAAACCAGTGGCATGGGGCTTGGTTTGGCTATGGTAAAAAATATTGTAGATACGTATAACGGCAATATTTCGTTTCAGTCTAAAAAAGATAAAGGCACAACCTTTAAAGTAACATTTCCTAAAGAATAA
- a CDS encoding enoyl-CoA hydratase/isomerase family protein, with product MNFNNILTEYDNGITTITINRPKKLNALNQETINELHHAFKEADLDEDTKVIILTGSGEKAFVAGADISEFADYTIEEGEYLAANGQKILFSFVEQLSTPVIAAVNGFALGGGLELAMACHFRVASDNAKMGLPEVSLGVIPGYGGTQRLTQLVGKGRAMEMIMTAGMIDANKALDFGLVNHVTTQDELLPLCETIANKITKNSMVAVAEAIKAVNASFEEGINGYEVEIKAFGKCFGTEDFTEGTTAFLEKRKAEFPGK from the coding sequence ATGAATTTCAATAACATCCTTACCGAATATGATAATGGCATTACGACCATTACCATTAACCGCCCCAAAAAGTTAAATGCCTTAAACCAAGAAACCATTAATGAGTTGCACCACGCGTTTAAAGAGGCGGATTTAGACGAAGATACCAAAGTCATTATTCTAACCGGAAGCGGTGAAAAAGCCTTTGTTGCTGGTGCAGATATTAGTGAGTTTGCAGATTATACCATAGAAGAGGGCGAGTATTTAGCGGCTAATGGCCAAAAAATACTATTTAGTTTTGTAGAGCAATTGTCTACGCCTGTTATTGCTGCGGTAAACGGATTTGCTTTAGGTGGCGGTTTGGAATTGGCTATGGCCTGTCATTTTAGAGTGGCCAGCGATAATGCTAAAATGGGACTTCCGGAGGTTTCTCTTGGGGTTATTCCGGGTTATGGTGGTACACAACGTTTAACCCAATTGGTGGGTAAGGGGCGTGCTATGGAAATGATCATGACCGCCGGTATGATAGATGCCAATAAGGCGCTAGACTTTGGTTTGGTAAATCATGTGACCACGCAAGATGAACTATTACCACTTTGCGAAACCATAGCAAATAAGATTACAAAAAACTCAATGGTTGCTGTTGCTGAAGCTATTAAAGCCGTTAATGCTAGTTTTGAAGAGGGTATTAATGGTTACGAGGTTGAAATTAAAGCCTTTGGTAAATGCTTTGGAACTGAAGATTTCACCGAAGGTACCACAGCTTTTTTAGAAAAACGTAAGGCTGAGTTTCCGGGGAAATAG
- a CDS encoding PA0069 family radical SAM protein has protein sequence MDPKSVIKGRGAQLNVPNRFFELSHDTRDDFLEFCHKEGEKADTNKTRYLEVFPKSIINKVKSPDVGMMYSMNAYQGCEHGCIYCYARNTHEYWGYSAGLDFERRILVKKEAPKLLEDTLKKSSWKAQTIVMSGNTDCYQPAEQTYKITRQCLEVFLKYRHPVGIITKNALILRDLDIVKALAKEGLIGVNISITSLSEKTRRILEPRTASIKRRLETVKTLTENGVPVNVMIAPIIPAINSHEILPLAKAAADYGALSIGHTVVRLNGAIGEIFTDWIKKTMPDRADKVLHQIENCHGGSLNDSRYGTRMRGEGKIAEQINTLVRLAKLKYFKNKTMPKLNTHLHEQYKHGQLKLF, from the coding sequence ATGGACCCCAAGTCTGTTATAAAAGGACGTGGCGCGCAGCTTAACGTCCCTAATCGTTTTTTCGAATTAAGTCACGACACCCGAGACGATTTTCTGGAGTTTTGCCATAAAGAAGGCGAAAAGGCCGATACAAATAAAACGCGATATTTAGAGGTCTTTCCTAAAAGTATAATTAATAAGGTAAAGAGTCCGGATGTTGGCATGATGTATAGCATGAATGCTTACCAAGGCTGTGAGCATGGTTGTATTTATTGTTATGCTCGAAACACACACGAATACTGGGGTTACAGTGCGGGTTTAGATTTTGAAAGGCGTATTTTGGTAAAAAAAGAAGCGCCAAAACTTCTGGAGGACACATTAAAAAAATCTAGCTGGAAAGCACAAACCATTGTTATGTCTGGGAATACAGATTGTTATCAGCCTGCGGAACAAACTTATAAGATCACAAGGCAGTGTTTAGAAGTGTTTTTAAAGTACCGGCATCCGGTTGGTATCATAACTAAGAATGCACTTATTTTAAGGGATTTAGATATCGTAAAAGCATTGGCAAAAGAGGGCTTAATTGGAGTGAACATTTCCATTACCTCGTTATCTGAAAAAACTAGACGCATACTAGAGCCCAGAACAGCCAGTATTAAGCGCAGGTTAGAAACGGTTAAAACCCTAACCGAAAATGGAGTTCCTGTAAATGTGATGATTGCTCCCATTATTCCCGCCATAAACAGTCATGAAATTTTGCCCCTGGCCAAAGCAGCTGCCGATTATGGTGCCTTATCGATAGGACATACGGTTGTTAGATTAAATGGTGCTATTGGCGAAATTTTCACCGATTGGATAAAAAAAACCATGCCCGATAGAGCAGATAAAGTTTTGCATCAAATAGAAAATTGCCATGGCGGCAGTTTAAATGATAGTAGGTATGGTACTAGAATGCGTGGTGAAGGAAAAATTGCAGAGCAAATTAATACTTTGGTAAGATTGGCTAAGCTCAAGTATTTTAAAAACAAAACAATGCCCAAGCTTAATACCCATCTGCATGAGCAGTATAAACACGGACAATTAAAACTGTTTTGA